The bacterium genome contains the following window.
TGCGCGGCGGAATGTATCCTTTTGGGTGTTCCTCCCACTCGACCGCATTGTCCGGATGAGGAGCGCCGGAAACAGAACTCAACGCAGTGGAGTTATTCCCTATCGAATACGCGAGAGCCGAACTTCCGAAATTATAGATGTGGAATGTGGTATCGATACTTTCGCCAACACCGAGCCAGAGCGCAAGCGAGGTCGGTTCGACATGCAACGACGGAATGCCTGCAGGGAAGTCGCTGTCTGCGACGCGAATGGAAAGCTGTCCCATCACCGGAACGGCATGGGACTCCCATAAGCCGTTGAAGCCGTACCGCACGTAGCAACCATTTGCTGCTGCGTCTATGCCGACAGTTGCGCTCGTGTTGCGGTCCACCCGGCCGTAGCGAAACTCGATGAACGTGTTTCCGCTGGCTGATGGATAGACTGCAGGGTCGTAAAAGACCACTTGAAAATTCACACTGTCGGTGGGCGGCGGGAGTGCGATAAAGTGCGGGACTTCGTAGTATTCCAGCGTATACGTGCCATGCGACGGGTCATAGTCAGAGAGAATGTGCCCGCCAATCGGGTCGCTGAAGTCATCCCAGAAGGGGTATAGCGAGGGTGTCGTGCCGTATGGAAGCTGCTGATTGTTATATGCCGTGGCAGAACGCACGAAGCTGATAATGCCGTTTGAGTTCAGAAAGATACGCTGGTAGGTCTGGCCGTAATAGGTCACCGCGAACGGCAGGGAGAGAGGGACATGGCCGTCATCGGGCAGATTGTGAATAATCCCCTTTCCGCCAACGGTCGGCGACACGGAGGAATAGACACTTGTCGGCCCACCAAAGTCGTAGCTATCGCAGAGAAAGTATCCGCATGGGTCTTCATCCGAACACAGGAATGCGGGATTGAGAGTGAGCACGATTTCGATATCCGTAATCGCACCGGTTTGAATCTGCACATCCGGAACGAGCATGCCGTTACAATATGACGTCGTGCACGCGACTGTATACGTTCCGGCATTCAATGTCATGAGGAAGCGGCCGTTCCCATCCGTGACAACAGGAGTAATCTGCTGACCGGGAATAGAGATTGTTGCATTCGGACCGGGCATGCCGCGGCAGTCAATGACGTTGCCGGTCAGAATCCCCTGAGCGGTCGGAGCTAACGTAATGGTTATCTCCAATGTATCCTGCGGCAAGGTTGAGACGTTTAACAGCTGCGGGACATAGCCGGATGCAACAACCTGCAGCTGAAAGGGGTGATATGCCGGCAGCGCCTGACGGAAGACTCCGCTGGTATTCGTGAAGCTGTGATGCGGATGATTCACAACAAGAATCTCAGCATTGATAGCCTGTCCGAGGGTGTTCTGAACAGCACCCCGAACCCATCCCAACCCCGTGAGCGCGGCCTGACACGCCAACAAAGCGTCAATCTTTCCATAGCCCGCCGTGTTGTCCAGCCCGGGTGATCCCGCATCAACACTCGTATACATCAACAATTCGAGCAAGGAATCGGGCGCAAGCATCGGATTGGCCTCAATCATCAGCGCAAGAGTTCCAGCTGCAAGCGGAGCGGCGAATGAAGTCCCGGTGCTTTGCACGAAAGATGAGCTTCCGTGCGTGGTCCGCACATTGACGGAAGGTGCGACGACTTCGGGCTTTATGCGAAGGATGGGATCTTCAGAGCACGGACTGGGACCACGACTTGAAGAAACCCAAACGGCATTGGTCAGGTCGTCCCAACCACCAACTGCGAAAGCCGAAACTGGGCTATTTGCGCGGTTTGCAGGATTACGAATGGAACCCAGATTGGGTCCCTCGTTCCCTGCGGCCCAGACGATGGCGATGCCCGCCGCTTCGCAAAGATCCATGCTTTGAAACAGGACGTCGTTGCACACGGAGATGCCGCCGGAGAATCCCCAGGAATTAGAGAGCACGCGCGGGACGTCATCGAATGTGGCCGGATTGCCATCAGGATCAATGATCCAC
Protein-coding sequences here:
- a CDS encoding S8 family serine peptidase; the protein is MDPPSAAISAARIPGTDSLWLARAHQFVLNSAVEHAAHTQEPILKRLHDLQADGRVWDIRPFWVANAISFRSTPLIANELRSWPGVLNVQPDLPLEPIPILPRDSSRSQRSLDEDGVSNALTSIRASRAWQLGLTGSGVLVANFDTGVNATHPGLSSRWRGNSGYPANQCWFDLITPVTPTPGDVDGHGTQTMGIICGQVTADTVGVAWNAQFIAAAVAGGSSTISNALQAFQWIIDPDGNPATFDDVPRVLSNSWGFSGGISVCNDVLFQSMDLCEAAGIAIVWAAGNEGPNLGSIRNPANRANSPVSAFAVGGWDDLTNAVWVSSSRGPSPCSEDPILRIKPEVVAPSVNVRTTHGSSSFVQSTGTSFAAPLAAGTLALMIEANPMLAPDSLLELLMYTSVDAGSPGLDNTAGYGKIDALLACQAALTGLGWVRGAVQNTLGQAINAEILVVNHPHHSFTNTSGVFRQALPAYHPFQLQVVASGYVPQLLNVSTLPQDTLEITITLAPTAQGILTGNVIDCRGMPGPNATISIPGQQITPVVTDGNGRFLMTLNAGTYTVACTTSYCNGMLVPDVQIQTGAITDIEIVLTLNPAFLCSDEDPCGYFLCDSYDFGGPTSVYSSVSPTVGGKGIIHNLPDDGHVPLSLPFAVTYYGQTYQRIFLNSNGIISFVRSATAYNNQQLPYGTTPSLYPFWDDFSDPIGGHILSDYDPSHGTYTLEYYEVPHFIALPPPTDSVNFQVVFYDPAVYPSASGNTFIEFRYGRVDRNTSATVGIDAAANGCYVRYGFNGLWESHAVPVMGQLSIRVADSDFPAGIPSLHVEPTSLALWLGVGESIDTTFHIYNFGSSALAYSIGNNSTALSSVSGAPHPDNAVEWEEHPKGYIPPRIEQMTATLDDPIPDIHGYAWRTSRNDNSIIYQFDDISGIGTNVGLTRDDTTSYPRPLPWEFYLYGRRFEQYSVCSNGFISFWSQVRNYINDPLTQARDPYYTLAPLWMDLDPTTTGQVLEHYDVVNDRFIVQWNEIPPHGAQPSQNMTFQAILYPTGQIDFVYEHLRGSRSLYTTGIKGGRTGEYLQLSYNGTLVDSLMTIRFLRPDTSAASVRILAGAQGVVPSQGMQEVRLRFKNNSLAQGLTSFPLTIQTSAPDGGDVQFLAAVQGGVPFEPRTVISWDSSMLRLRWSSHPTGAYSVWSALPGDSVYSLLTAQTTDTTHSVSLPADPIRLYVVTLAGSPAPVVASDSRSYDLEKSVTH